The following proteins are encoded in a genomic region of Comamonas resistens:
- a CDS encoding endonuclease/exonuclease/phosphatase family protein, with translation MQILTWNTQWCCGMDGMVSVERIVRHALEMGEAAGGLDVLCLQEIAVNYPALQGSPGDQLAELRALLPGWAVFMGASVDEFTAQGRQRFGNVIATRMPVLQLQHHLLPMPADADMRCMQRMCSVVTVSDAALGLVRIMTTHLEYFSGIQRMAQAQALRALQMQACALADVPPRPASDGSPYQTKPHTRHAVLCGDFNFEPHEAEYAQLSAPWDGTSDGAKPGRWLNSWSVLHPDKQQPPTFRLLDRTWGPAPGACDFLWVSDSLQSHVRDWRVDSSTQASDHQPVLLGLG, from the coding sequence ATGCAGATACTGACCTGGAATACGCAGTGGTGCTGTGGCATGGACGGCATGGTCAGCGTGGAGCGCATAGTCCGTCACGCCCTGGAAATGGGCGAAGCAGCTGGCGGGCTGGATGTGCTGTGCCTGCAGGAAATCGCGGTCAATTACCCGGCGCTGCAGGGCTCTCCTGGCGATCAGTTGGCCGAACTGCGTGCGCTGCTGCCGGGCTGGGCGGTATTCATGGGCGCCAGCGTGGACGAGTTCACCGCTCAGGGGCGCCAGCGTTTTGGCAATGTGATTGCCACCCGCATGCCCGTGCTGCAGCTGCAGCATCACCTCTTGCCCATGCCGGCGGATGCCGATATGCGTTGCATGCAGCGCATGTGTTCGGTGGTGACGGTCAGCGATGCAGCTCTGGGGCTGGTGCGCATCATGACCACGCATCTGGAATATTTTTCAGGGATTCAGCGCATGGCCCAGGCCCAGGCATTGCGTGCCCTGCAGATGCAGGCCTGTGCATTGGCCGATGTACCGCCTCGGCCCGCCAGCGATGGCTCTCCCTACCAGACCAAGCCGCACACCCGCCATGCCGTGCTGTGCGGAGACTTCAACTTCGAGCCGCATGAGGCCGAGTATGCGCAGCTGTCTGCACCATGGGACGGAACCAGCGATGGTGCAAAGCCCGGTCGGTGGCTCAACAGCTGGAGCGTGCTGCATCCGGACAAGCAGCAACCGCCCACTTTCCGCCTGCTCGATAGAACCTGGGGGCCAGCGCCCGGAGCCTGTGATTTCCTGTGGGTCAGCGATAGCCTGCAAAGCCATGTGAGGGACTGGCGGGTGGACAGCAGCACTCAGGCGTCCGATCATCAACCTGTATTGCTGGGGTTGGGCTGA
- a CDS encoding HdeD family acid-resistance protein, with protein MHSNIASMSVMFRRNWWALLLRGLAAIVFGVLTWLQPAASAAALVLVFGIYVLVDGVLAIVSSFQSRQESRHWWVVLIWGLISAVVGLLMLFQPAVTALVMTIYIGIWALMTGVMEIVAAMRLRKEIQGEWLLILGGLISVLFGIFVLMQPAAGMMAMLWVLATYAVVFGVLMVILAFKVRRAF; from the coding sequence ATGCATAGCAATATTGCTTCCATGTCCGTCATGTTCCGTCGCAACTGGTGGGCACTTCTGTTGCGTGGTCTGGCCGCCATCGTGTTCGGCGTGCTGACCTGGCTGCAGCCCGCCGCATCGGCGGCAGCCCTGGTGCTGGTGTTCGGCATCTATGTGCTGGTGGACGGTGTGCTGGCCATTGTTTCTTCCTTCCAGAGCCGTCAGGAGTCACGCCACTGGTGGGTGGTATTGATCTGGGGGCTGATCAGTGCCGTGGTGGGTCTGCTGATGCTGTTCCAGCCTGCGGTCACGGCGCTGGTGATGACGATCTATATCGGAATCTGGGCGCTGATGACGGGAGTGATGGAGATCGTGGCGGCTATGCGTCTGCGCAAGGAAATCCAGGGGGAATGGCTGTTGATCCTGGGCGGCTTGATTTCCGTGCTGTTTGGAATTTTTGTCCTCATGCAGCCGGCTGCCGGAATGATGGCCATGCTATGGGTGCTGGCTACCTATGCTGTGGTGTTTGGCGTGTTGATGGTGATCCTGGCTTTCAAGGTCAGAAGGGCTTTCTGA